In a single window of the Candidatus Krumholzibacteriia bacterium genome:
- the deoC gene encoding deoxyribose-phosphate aldolase, translated as MPEDLANMIDHTLLRSDAREEEIRALCEEALEHKFRSVCVNPAWISLVRSQLERSTVIPCSVVGFPLGASTPEIKALEARRAIRDGAKEIDMVLNIGALKSGDEALVLRDIRAVVEACRDGSAVCKVILETALLSKDEIRTACLLSRKARAHFVKTSTGFGPGGATSEDVALMSSLVSGAGMEVKASGGIRSYSDAKRMVEAGASRIGASASVAIVEEAMDSLTEMRRSHA; from the coding sequence ATCCCGGAAGATCTCGCGAACATGATCGACCACACCCTGCTTCGTTCGGATGCAAGGGAAGAGGAAATCCGGGCGCTCTGCGAGGAAGCCCTGGAGCACAAGTTTCGTTCCGTCTGCGTAAATCCCGCCTGGATTTCCCTGGTTCGCTCGCAGTTGGAGAGAAGCACGGTAATTCCCTGTTCCGTGGTCGGGTTCCCCCTGGGAGCTTCCACACCAGAGATCAAGGCCCTGGAGGCGCGGCGCGCAATTCGGGACGGGGCAAAGGAAATCGACATGGTCCTCAATATCGGGGCATTGAAAAGCGGCGACGAAGCTCTCGTGCTTCGGGACATCCGCGCCGTGGTCGAGGCCTGTCGCGATGGAAGTGCCGTCTGCAAGGTGATCCTTGAGACCGCACTATTATCCAAGGATGAAATTCGGACGGCCTGCCTGCTCTCGCGCAAGGCCCGGGCGCACTTCGTAAAGACCAGCACGGGCTTCGGTCCCGGAGGGGCGACGAGTGAGGATGTTGCCCTGATGAGCAGCCTGGTGAGCGGGGCCGGCATGGAGGTCAAGGCCTCCGGGGGCATCCGCTCCTACTCCGATGCGAAACGGATGGTCGAGGCGGGCGCAAGCCGCATCGGCGCAAGCGCATCGGTGGCCATCGTGGAAGAAGCGATGGATTCCCTTACAGAGATGAGGAGATCGCATGCCTGA
- a CDS encoding BMC domain-containing protein, with protein MAEALGMLECRSFPAMVEAADAMVKAARVELVSYEKTGGGYTTAVIRGDVAAVKAACDAGQTAAARVGEIVAVHIIPRPHTNVDLVIPLGRQAEPAKK; from the coding sequence ATGGCTGAAGCACTGGGTATGTTGGAATGTCGGAGCTTCCCTGCGATGGTGGAAGCGGCCGATGCCATGGTGAAGGCGGCCAGAGTGGAACTGGTCAGCTATGAGAAGACCGGTGGCGGCTACACGACGGCCGTTATCAGGGGCGATGTGGCCGCCGTCAAGGCTGCCTGCGATGCGGGTCAGACCGCTGCTGCTCGCGTGGGCGAGATTGTCGCCGTTCATATCATCCCGCGTCCGCACACCAATGTGGATCTGGTAATCCCTCTGGGACGCCAGGCCGAGCCTGCCAAGAAGTAG
- the rfaD gene encoding ADP-glyceromanno-heptose 6-epimerase, with translation MGRIYVTGAAGFIGTNLMRELDKRGAGPLIAVDQSEPGDKAVNLSVQNYEQYLDLDSFRDLLRQGELAEDTEAILHMGACSSTTETDRDYLRDNNFLYTKELADACLEKNIRFIYASSAATYGDGSLGFSDDLDLVPRLEPLNPYGRSKQDFDLHALREGLFDRIVGLKYFNVYGPREDHKGEMRSVVHKAHGQILEKGRLGLFRSYRPEYGDGEQKRDFIYVKDAVDMTLFFLDHPEIGGLFNCGSGKSRSWLDLAHAVFAAMGRDPLIDFIEMPEEIRERYQYFTEADMGKLHRAGYENTLFSLEEGILDYVRGYLARD, from the coding sequence ATGGGTAGAATCTATGTCACGGGAGCCGCCGGCTTTATCGGCACGAACCTCATGCGGGAGTTGGACAAAAGGGGCGCGGGGCCCCTGATCGCCGTCGACCAGTCCGAGCCCGGGGACAAGGCCGTCAATCTGTCTGTCCAGAACTACGAGCAGTATCTGGATCTCGACAGCTTCCGTGATCTGCTCCGACAGGGAGAACTGGCCGAAGACACCGAGGCCATCCTGCACATGGGAGCCTGCAGTTCCACGACCGAGACCGATCGGGACTACCTCCGGGACAACAACTTTCTCTATACGAAAGAACTCGCCGACGCTTGTCTGGAGAAGAACATCCGCTTCATCTACGCCTCCAGTGCCGCGACCTATGGCGACGGCTCTCTTGGCTTCTCCGATGATCTGGACCTGGTTCCGAGGCTCGAACCCCTGAACCCCTACGGCCGAAGCAAACAGGACTTCGACCTGCACGCGCTGCGGGAAGGACTCTTCGACCGCATCGTGGGTCTCAAGTACTTCAATGTCTACGGTCCCCGGGAGGATCACAAGGGCGAGATGCGCTCCGTGGTGCACAAGGCCCACGGACAGATTCTCGAGAAGGGCCGTCTCGGGCTATTCCGCTCCTACCGGCCCGAATACGGCGACGGGGAACAGAAACGGGACTTCATCTATGTGAAAGACGCGGTCGACATGACGCTCTTCTTTCTGGATCACCCGGAAATCGGGGGGCTTTTCAACTGCGGAAGCGGGAAATCAAGAAGCTGGCTGGACCTGGCTCATGCCGTCTTTGCCGCCATGGGACGCGATCCGCTGATCGACTTCATCGAGATGCCCGAGGAAATCCGCGAGCGATACCAGTACTTCACCGAGGCGGACATGGGCAAGCTCCACAGGGCCGGCTACGAGAATACCCTCTTCAGCCTGGAAGAAGGCATTCTCGATTATGTCCGGGGCTATCTCGCAAGAGACTAG
- a CDS encoding DEAD/DEAH box helicase encodes MNFQTFGFHPTLEATINDIGFVEATPIQADGIPAILEGRDLLGLAQTGTGKTAAFLLPILHNLEKRGGGTARALIVAPTRELCEQIHRAAQEFSTGLKTRSMTIYGGVPYPPQLKGLKEGVEIIVATPGRLLDHIQKRNLDTSSLEVLVLDEADQMFDMGFLPDIRKILSKLPRERQNLLFSATMPPGIRGLAEEILNDPVSVEIAHSRPTNTVSHALYPVGEHQKSELLMKLLRQTDAESVLIFAKTRSGCEFLGKELQRADFSVKSLQGDLPQKKRQRVLDGFREGEFQILVATDIAARGLDISRVSHVINFDFPPTVDDYTHRIGRTGRAASTGDAFTLVTHQDAGKVRAIEEVLGEEIEVRRFEDFPYTGPNPFTRSIPAPRRPRRPGRRRL; translated from the coding sequence TTGAATTTCCAGACCTTCGGGTTTCACCCGACCCTAGAGGCCACCATCAATGACATTGGATTTGTCGAAGCAACGCCCATCCAGGCCGATGGCATTCCCGCGATCCTTGAGGGTCGGGATCTTCTGGGCCTTGCCCAGACGGGTACCGGCAAGACAGCGGCTTTTCTGCTTCCCATCCTGCACAATCTGGAAAAACGGGGGGGCGGTACTGCCCGGGCCCTGATTGTTGCTCCCACGCGAGAACTTTGTGAGCAGATTCACCGGGCGGCACAGGAGTTCAGCACGGGTCTGAAGACCCGGAGCATGACGATATACGGGGGAGTGCCCTATCCTCCGCAGTTGAAGGGGCTGAAGGAGGGCGTGGAGATCATCGTGGCCACGCCGGGCCGCCTTCTTGATCACATTCAGAAAAGGAATCTGGATACTTCAAGTCTTGAAGTATTGGTCCTCGACGAAGCCGACCAGATGTTCGACATGGGCTTTTTGCCCGATATTCGCAAGATTCTCTCGAAACTGCCCCGGGAAAGGCAGAATCTCCTCTTCTCAGCGACCATGCCTCCGGGGATCCGGGGCCTGGCCGAGGAAATCCTCAATGACCCCGTTTCGGTGGAAATTGCTCATTCCCGACCCACGAACACCGTGTCCCATGCGCTCTATCCCGTGGGGGAACATCAGAAGAGCGAACTTCTGATGAAGCTCCTTCGCCAGACCGATGCCGAGTCCGTGCTGATCTTTGCAAAAACCCGTTCCGGCTGTGAGTTTTTGGGGAAAGAGCTGCAGAGAGCCGATTTTTCCGTGAAGAGTTTGCAGGGAGACCTGCCCCAGAAGAAGCGGCAACGGGTTCTCGACGGATTCCGGGAGGGGGAATTCCAGATTCTCGTGGCCACGGATATTGCCGCCCGTGGACTGGACATCAGCCGGGTTTCCCATGTGATCAACTTCGATTTCCCGCCGACGGTCGATGACTACACGCACCGGATCGGGAGAACCGGCCGGGCGGCGAGTACCGGCGATGCCTTTACCCTGGTGACCCATCAGGATGCCGGAAAGGTCCGGGCCATCGAGGAAGTGCTGGGCGAAGAGATCGAGGTTCGCCGTTTCGAGGACTTCCCCTACACGGGGCCCAACCCCTTCACAAGAAGCATTCCCGCTCCCCGGCGTCCCCGTCGACCCGGGCGTCGGCGGCTCTAG
- a CDS encoding EutN/CcmL family microcompartment protein has protein sequence MNLAKVLGTVVTTQKESSLEGLKFLLLGALGPDGKETGATVVAADAVGAGQGEKVLYATGSSARQTRMTENRPCDAVIMAIVDSWEIGGEDVYKKGAEG, from the coding sequence ATGAATCTGGCAAAAGTACTCGGCACGGTGGTCACCACGCAGAAAGAGTCCAGCCTGGAAGGACTGAAGTTCCTTCTTCTGGGCGCATTGGGTCCGGACGGCAAGGAGACGGGAGCCACGGTGGTTGCAGCCGATGCTGTGGGAGCCGGTCAGGGAGAAAAAGTTCTCTATGCCACCGGTTCCTCCGCGAGGCAGACCCGAATGACCGAGAATCGTCCCTGTGATGCGGTCATCATGGCCATCGTCGACAGCTGGGAAATCGGCGGCGAGGATGTCTACAAGAAGGGCGCAGAGGGCTAG
- a CDS encoding transcriptional regulator yields MEFDEIITSPARLAILSALIRGEPRSFTSLKRETGLADGNLHVQTRKLEKAGYLEIRKEMRGRRSHTRFSLTERGGETLKLHVRKLQSLLAMGEGVTLPVLGGARKDDSQVWS; encoded by the coding sequence ATGGAATTCGACGAAATCATTACCTCGCCCGCACGGCTGGCCATTCTATCGGCCCTGATCCGCGGGGAACCCCGGAGCTTTACCTCCCTCAAGAGGGAGACGGGCCTTGCCGACGGGAACCTGCATGTGCAGACCCGGAAGCTGGAGAAGGCCGGCTATCTGGAGATTCGCAAGGAGATGCGGGGGCGAAGAAGTCATACCCGTTTTTCCCTGACCGAGCGTGGGGGAGAGACCCTGAAGCTTCATGTTCGAAAGTTACAGTCCCTGCTGGCGATGGGAGAAGGCGTGACCCTGCCGGTTCTGGGCGGAGCACGCAAGGATGATTCCCAGGTCTGGTCCTGA
- the fbaA gene encoding class II fructose-bisphosphate aldolase, protein MPVADYATYCRMLDNATGKGFAYPAINISSMITANAVLRGFAEKKSDGIIQVSTGGGKFASGLGIASEAEGSIALAEYVHRAAEHYDIYVALHTDHCQADKIESYLHPLIEETERRRAAGLPNLFSSHMFDGSALPLDDNLDLSEKLLDRCSASDILLEVEAGVVGGEEDGVSNEDVPSEKLYTTTGDMLEVWRRLGEKSDGKLLFAATFGNVHGVYKPGNVQLRPSILREGQEALREKFGESARFWLVFHGGSGSSQEEIHETIDYGVVKMNVDTDTQYAFTRPIADHMLSNYDAVLKIEGEVGNKKFYDPRSYLKKAEDAMALRVMEAVDDLKSGGTTLFT, encoded by the coding sequence ATGCCAGTAGCTGACTATGCGACTTACTGCCGAATGCTCGATAACGCGACCGGGAAGGGCTTTGCCTATCCGGCGATCAATATCTCCTCGATGATCACGGCCAACGCCGTCTTGCGCGGTTTTGCCGAGAAAAAAAGCGATGGCATCATCCAGGTGTCCACGGGTGGCGGGAAGTTTGCCTCCGGCCTGGGCATTGCGAGCGAGGCAGAAGGTTCGATTGCCCTGGCCGAGTATGTGCATCGTGCGGCCGAGCACTACGACATTTATGTAGCCCTGCACACGGACCATTGTCAGGCCGACAAGATTGAAAGCTACCTGCATCCCCTGATCGAGGAAACCGAGCGTCGCAGAGCTGCGGGTTTACCCAATCTCTTCAGCAGCCACATGTTTGACGGCTCGGCCCTGCCTCTGGACGATAATCTCGATCTTTCGGAAAAACTTCTCGATCGTTGCTCTGCCAGCGACATCCTGCTGGAGGTCGAGGCCGGCGTTGTCGGCGGGGAAGAAGATGGCGTGAGCAATGAGGATGTTCCCAGCGAAAAGCTCTACACGACCACCGGGGACATGCTGGAGGTCTGGCGTCGTCTCGGTGAAAAGTCTGATGGCAAACTTCTCTTTGCCGCCACCTTCGGCAATGTGCATGGAGTCTACAAGCCCGGCAATGTGCAACTTCGTCCCTCCATTCTGCGCGAAGGCCAGGAGGCCCTGCGCGAAAAGTTCGGCGAGAGTGCCCGCTTCTGGCTGGTTTTCCACGGGGGTTCCGGCTCGAGCCAGGAGGAGATTCACGAGACCATCGACTATGGCGTCGTGAAGATGAATGTGGACACCGACACGCAGTATGCCTTCACCCGCCCCATTGCCGACCATATGCTCAGCAACTACGATGCGGTTTTGAAAATTGAAGGCGAAGTGGGCAATAAGAAGTTCTATGACCCGCGCAGCTACCTGAAGAAGGCGGAGGATGCGATGGCCCTGCGCGTGATGGAGGCTGTGGATGACCTGAAGTCGGGCGGTACGACGCTCTTCACCTAG